The Lolium rigidum isolate FL_2022 chromosome 1, APGP_CSIRO_Lrig_0.1, whole genome shotgun sequence region CGGTGTTTACAGGTGCATACTCCAATATGGCTACATGGACAAACACAACATCGATGATGACGATTTTGTTGTATTAGTTGTTGCCTCTCTCAAGGAAATTGCTGACAATAATGATGAGACCTTACTGCTGGATTCAGCTTTCACAAATGGAACAACCTTTGTGTTTGGAAGGACTATTCTAAAGATGGGCACCGGACGAAACCGTTTCAAGCGCTTCGTTATTAATAACCTTTACAGGTTCCTGcaaaagaacttcaggtccaacaTGTCCAGTCTAAAGATAGCTCCTGGCAAAACCTTACAGGTTGGAATGCATTATGAGATTTGAGGATGGCATCTTGCAGGCTTGATTGCCACATTTTATTTGAATGATATGCACGGAATCTGGATGTTTCAGTATGTAACATTAGCGAACTTATTATTTGGTATTTTCTTTCAAGCTACCCTGGTCATTTAAACTGTAGCAAAGTTTGTGAGCTTGTTATTTGTTTCACATATTCTAGAGAAATTTTGGTTCCACGATGGTATTTTTTATTATAAATGTGATTGCTAGAACTGCCAGGAATCGATTCTTTTCTCCATTTATCGTGAATTTCGTTCGTGTAATCCAATCCATATTAAACCTAGCATGCAAAGCATTACTGCAATAACTGCACTGTATTCCTGGGTCATTTGCGTTTTCTTATTTAGTATGTAGTATTGTGATCAGAATTTTACCTgcattctatatatatatatatatataaaagaaTGTTACCTGGATAATTTTCTTAGGAAAACCGGCTGCGAAAATAATATATATCTGACGTTACAACCCTCATATACTATCATGATgatgtgcatatatatatagcaCGAGCATTTAGAACTATTGGAATAGTGACCTTCCAAGGAAGATGCTTTTACAGCCAACAATGTAGTGACACTGTCCATGTAGATTTTATTATATTTAGAAATAATTCTTAAGTATACTATGCTTGACATGACAGAACAAAAGAGAAGCGGTCTTCAGAGTATAACATGTTATGTGAGTACATGCTTAACAGTACAGACAGATCAAGGCACTAGTTTTTATTGCTTATTGCACATACCCACCTTAGCTCCAGTAACTGATTACAGAGAAGAGAATATTGGAACACCAGGTAAGGAAGCACCTGAATCTACAACGAAGATGTTGCCAGTTACATATGACGACGTTTGATGGATGAGATAACGAACCAGCGATGTCAATGCTGGATCAGTAGTGCCATTGACCTTAAGTGGCACGATCTTTGAAACGACTGTTTTCAACCATCTCTTTTGCAACAGAGGAGCAGTTATCTCTGACTGGAAGATTCCAGGCGCAATGGAGTTCACTCGAATTCCATGCGCTCCCAGTTCCAAAGCCATGAGCTGCACCAGCATATCAAATATAGCTTGTTACAAGCACAATAATTCGACAAGCCTTTGACTGGGTAGTAAGGATATTACCTTCGTGACGGAATGCACAGCCGACTTGGACGATGCGTATCCAATGGAGCCAGGCAGATTGCCACGGTTCAAACCCGAAACAGAGGAAATGTTAATTACTGAACCCTTTATCTTGGCATCCCGCATGCGCCTACATACATGCTTGGCGACGAGCCATAGTCCTGTAAGGTTCGTCTTGATGAGTTTATCCCACTCATCCTCAGGCCAATCCAGTGGCGAGTGAACACCTCCTGAAGTATGCAAGGACACCACTCTTACACATCCATTGAGGGCAACAAGTAATAGGTTCAGTAACAAAAACCTAATACCCATTAACAGTTTTACTAAGAGCATGTTCGTAGTTTTGGTATTGGCTCGAAACTATTTCATATCTGAGCTTAATTTGACAGCATTTGGAGATCAAAATCAGACCCTTAAATTATTTCAGATATGACAATTGCATAAATCAATAGACAAAGGTTCGCACGGGGTGTGAACCCCGTAGAGCAAATTGGTTACCTCGGAGGCCAGCGTTGTTGACCAGGACGTCGATGCGGCCGAAGGCGTCCCAGGCCCTCTGCACTGCCGCGTCGACAGCGGACCCTCCGGCGGCGACATCGAGCTCAACAGGCACCGCCCGGGGTCCTGCGCCGGCCGCCGAGGCAGACGCGTTGATCTCGTCACAGAGCGAGAGGAGCCGGTCggcgcggcgagcggcggcgacgacccggcagccggcgcGCGCCAGGTCGAGGCAGAATTCGCGGCCGATGCCGGAGGAGGCGCCCGTCACCAGCACCACCTGCCCGTCCAGCCTGCTCCACGGCGCTCCCACCGTCGTCTCCCGCCGCGACGACGCCATCTCTTTTTGGGAAAGTAGAGTTGGGTTGGTGCCTCGCCAGGAAAGCACCGCACTCCAAGTAGAGTCTCGTCTCCGGAGAGCATTCGATTGAATTCGCCCGTTCACTTTAATCTGGAAATAAAACGACTAAAGCGGCAAAAACCCCTTTTGGTTCCTGAGCCACGGTTTTGTGATTTTGGCTCCATCCTGCCAATCGAAAAATTCACCACGCATCCCTTCCAAACTTTGAATCACTAGGGCCCGTCTCTCTCACACGTTTATTAAACGAGGGTTCATTCATGCTAAAAAAAATCAGATTGCAAATATAAAAGGTTCATGTCTTGTGAAAAAATGGTCCATGACCCAAAAAAATATGCATATTTCACGGATGTTAAAAAGGTTAATGTCTTGATTTTTTTCACGGAGTCTTGGAAGAATAGTTCGTGGATGTTTAGAAAATCCTTACGCTTCAAAAGAATTGTTCCATGAATAATAAAAAATGGTCATGTCTTGAAAATAATGTTTCTTAGCGAATTTCACTATAAATatagaacaatgtagctaaatcTACACTCCAGTTACTCCCAAATTCTCGATTCAACTTTTGTTGAGTTCATTTGACTCATATAGACCTACCAAATCAGAAATCTATGGAAATGTTTGGTTTGAACCCCATGGAGGCCAGGCCTCCCCTCACCCGCCTCCTCCAGTCTGGCTTCCACTCGTCGAAATCACATGTCTCCTAGTGATGTAAATCCTTATTTATGGTATATTTCATCGTATTGGAACAATCCACATTTGAAAAAAATGTATTAATGTACAATGTTGTGAATCAAttggcttataaaggcgctcggatctagggtttctacggagagtctacccggaatacaagttgcctaagtacggaatattacattgtcgtgtacgtcaaggatccacttattcctaacttgtcgtcatgaaTCCAGCTTCCTTCGTGGGTCTTCATGGATCTGACACCTGGCATAGACCTCCAAGCATCCggctaccttcatgggcctccatgtaTCCGGCTACCTCAGTAGGTCGGTTCGGTTCCGGCTACCttcataggtcggttgggatacGGCTCCTTGTCCCTgggctggacatcttccatcttgatcagcaTTAACttggccgcccggtgggccatatgccatcaccaccatatgtgggccacccgggcttgcctgaATCGGATCAtttgtacacctatgaagtatatccacaacaacaTGGGTTACTGGGATTTTTTTGAAATGTGTACACCCACAATTTTTTTCCTGTGTCCGCCACTGATGTACATCCCTAAGGCATGGGCCAGCTTCGGGAACCCCTGGACACctcatgatcatgatctcttcgcAGCTGCGACTAAAGTAGCCAATGGAAATGGAAAGAAGGCATTTTTTTGGCAGCTACTTAGCTTGATGGTATGCGGCCAAAGGACATTGCCCCACTAATTTTTGGTCATTCGAAAAAGAAAATGCACGGTTCACAAAGACATGCAAAATGATTTTGGGGTCACCTAAATCACTACTGATGGTGGCCCAAACATGCATGGATCACATTGGACAATTCTACAAGCTCTGGTAAAAACTCACCAATGTTCATTTGGAGGTGGTCCCTGCGGAGAAGAACCTTTGGAAGTTCAGCAATGATGGTTCCTACTCCGCCAAGTCGGCCTACAAGATATAACTTTTGAGACTCTCAAACTCtcttatgccttctttggtttgaAAACCATGTGGACCTCCCAAGTGCAATATCTTTGCATGCATGGTTGATCTCTCAAAATCGAGTTTGGGCGGCAAATAGACTTGAACAAAGCGGAAGATATAATTGAGGCCTATGCAAGTTTTTTAACCAACACCAAGAATCGACATACTTTTCAAATTTCGCTTCACCATTAGCGTGTGGTCCAACTTGAAGCTTTGGCTTGGCCAATACGATGTCGACCCTACAAATTGGGAAGATATGCACACAATTAAGGATTGTTGGGGTGAGATGATTCACAAAATAGGGCAGTCGAGAATAGTCGCATCTTCTGAAACCAATCCATAACTTCCACCATGCTTGTGGAAAAAATCAAGAACAAGGTAGCGACGTGGTGCCTCACCGGGGCTAAGGCCTTAAGTAATATATTGTCATGAGAGATTGAGAGTNNNNNNNNNNNNNNNNNNNNNNNNNNNNNNNNNNNNNNNNNNNNNNNNNNNNNNNNNNNNNNNNNNNNNNNNNNNNNNNNNNNNNNNNNNNNNNNNNNNNGAAAGAAGAGGAAACCTTGGTTCTCACCTTTCCCCGTCTACAGTAGAGAAAGGAGATTTTCTGAACCCCCCATCCTATCCACCTCGCCGTCTTCGATCCGCTCGATTCCTCGCCCTCCGGcgaccgctccggcggcgggaggacgggGAATCGACGGATCTTGGCGTGTATATAGTGTAGGTTTAGGTTGGGTGCTAGCCAGCGGCGTTGAGAAGGTGGCGGCGCGACCGGAGTGGCTTTTGCGGGCGGCGGTCCTCTTCTCCGATGGTGGCGCTCCGGTGGAGTTCTGCCGCGGATCTGCCGGCCTTGTCGTGCTCGCGGCTCGCTGGAGTGGTGGAGCGCGGCCATCCCTCGCTGGAGTCCGTGAGACGACGGCTCCGGGTGTTGAAGATCTTCAAGGTGTTGGTGATGTTGACCACGACGTCGGAGTTGACGGTGCAAGGTGGAGGCTCTTCGGAGTTCGAGGTTCGATGACTTCCCGTCTGTAGAGGGCCACCTCCGATCCAAGGTCAAAGGGAGGTGTAGCGGCAGCGCGCCATCGGCACGGCTTGCTCGTCGGTTACGAAGACGAGATCCAAATGGACTTCTTTGTAATTTTGCTTTTCTTGCTGGGTCTTTCTGTAAGAATCGTGGTTTAATATTATCTACtcctttttcgcaaaaaaaaagagagattgAGAGTATACCTCTTTTTCTTTACCTTGGCCTTTTGGTCAAGACGTGGCTTGTAAGACCTCTAAAAAACTTCTCCTTAATCAAGTGAAAATGGTAAAAAATtgtcttgtttcaaaaaaaaaaatcagcatgaTGCGCCAAAAAAATCTAACAATTGGAGCTATTCTCAGTTGTGCCATGAAAATAAGTGTTATTTTTTTGTGGATTCAAAATATGAGTAGTGTTGCCATTAGACTGTAGCAACTAAGAGCCAAGATACggtaaaaaaaaattacatcaACCGAACATGTCCCAGATAATGTCCTTGACCAAACATGGCACAAACGTGGTTCCCTTACGGTGGCTGCAGGACGAAAAAATCGTACGAAGATTACGTGTGATTAAATTTCCTTTCAATATTTGAACAGTTGCGGGGATAGCTCAGTTGGGAGAGCGTCAGACTGAAGATCTGAAGGTCGCGTGTTCGATCCACGCTCACCGCATTTGTATTatgattttgttttcttttttctggaaTACAATTGTAGACTCAGTTGTCACTTAATTTTGCAAGAATACAGAAATGTTATGAGCTAAGCTAAAAGAAAAATGGAAGAATAAAAAAAGATCCACGCTCACCAAATTGTTACCAtgattttgttttcgttttttggAATACAATTGTAAACTTAGTTGTCACTTAATTTTGCAAGAATGCTGAAATGATATGAGCTAAGCTAAAAGAAAAATGGAAGAATAAAAAAAGATCCACGCTCACCAAATTGTTACCAtgattttgttttcgttttttggAATACAATTGTAAACTTAGTTGTCACTTAATTTTGCAAGAATGCTGAAATGATATGAGCTAAGctaaaaaaaaaatggaaaaaaatccCCATTTATTGGATGCTGTTGTAGGCTCAATGTCACTTAATTTTGCAAGAGTATTGGAATAAAATGAGTGTGCAGTTGTGTTTGACATTTCTAAGCTCAAAGGTTCCACTTCTCTAAAGTGATAATAAAGCAACAAGCAACAACTCCCTTACTTGTTGAGCGCTAGTCATTCATTTCGCCGTTGGGTTCATACATCTCAATTCTCTTTATGATGATGTTAGGGTCGGCAACAATAAATATGGAATCGATCGGAAATCCGCGCCAATCGACCAGCTATAGGACTAGTGTGAATCCCTCAGACGTGATTCCGGTTCGGGTGACATGCTTCCTTAAGAAAGGCAGAAGATAAGTCATCAAAGGGTTTGTTTGAATAATTGACCAGTAACCATTACTTATTTGAAAGTTCCCCACGGTGATCTAAAGAAAATGGCACGAGAACCAACAGTGAAAAAACGAGTGTGCAGGTGTGTTTGAGGTTTTTAGGCTTGGAGGTTCCACTTCTATAAAGTGATAATAAAGCAACAAGCAACGCCTCCCTTGCTTGTTCTTGAGCGCTAGTCATCATTCCGCCGCTGGGTTCAGACATCTAAATTCTCATTATGAAGATGAAAGAGTCGGCAACGATGAATAAGGAAATACGTGCCATGGATCTGATGTAGGAATAGAAAGTAGTGTGAATCCCCTCAGACGTGATTCCGGTTCGTCTACCTTTTTAGTGACACGCTTCCTAAAGAAAGCCAAGGATAATAACCGGTAACCGTTACTTATTTTGGAAGTTTCCCACGGCGATCTAACATCTTGTACAGAAAATGACGCGAGAACAATTGGTGAAAAAATAAGATCCTTTTATACCGACATATCATATGGAGAAAAGGAAAAATAAGAGCATTCTATAAATTCCTAAATAccaaaatttgaaaaagaaagaaaaacaaaatggATCCACTTACTCATAACTCGGAGTGGATGCCGCTTACTACTCAAATTCTTGTTTTGGCAAAAGTTGCATGTCCAATATTGTATGTATATTGGCCTTTTGAGACAATGATATGTTCTAGAAGGCAATTCTATTGATCAATACTAATAGAATTCAATGGAAttactttttgtttttctttaaaTTTAGATTAGTTAATCTTTTTTAAAAAGTATAAAAAAGGTGTGGAGTAAACATGTTTAGAATTCTTGTGAGTAAGCTCTGGGATTAAACGAGAAGAAAGCTCGTATTCTAATGCCTGGTGCTCCTCTTCCAGAGGGCCCATTGAGTCTATAGATAATTGGGCATTTGGAGGGATGGAATGAGCTTAGCTAAATATTTGCTGCATTTCTAGCaaaagttttatttttatttttttggatacaGTTGTACATAGGCTCGATATCATTTAATTTTGCAAGAACATTGAAATGATATGAGCTGAGCTAACAAATGGAAaagttccttttctattttctgaatACAGTTGTGGGCTCGGTTATCACTTAATTTGCCAGAATATTGAAATGTGATAAGCTAAAGCTAAAATATTTGCTGCATCCGTATGTGAGTACAGGTCAACAAAAATACAAGTTTTTTTACTATTCCATTTGCTTGCATCATTTGGAGACGTTTGTGCACATGACATGACATGACATGAATACAAGTGAGTGCTATTTCAATCCTTTGATCGTTTCTGCTTTCTAGTATAAAAAGCTCCAAAAGTCTAGTCCAAAAACATACAGGACAACAGTTTTTCAGGGGAACGCCGTCGCTGCCCTCTCCCAAGTACCACAAGACGAGAGACGCGCGCGAGCCAGTTCCGTTCGGCCCCCAGCCAAGAAAACAAAACCCATCCATCATCGTTTCCCCCTCCTCCTACAACACTGGAATCAAAAGCTCCAGAAGTTCCTACCGCCCTACAAAATGTACACATTTCCTGACGCCTCCCACCCGATCACTTCTTCCCACCACGCTTCCTGGTCGGCCGGTCCTCCTTGGCCCTCTTGGAGGGCGGTGGCGTCGGAGGCGCGGCGGCCCGTTTCGGCGGCCGGCCGACGCTTCTCCTCCCGCCCGACCCTGACTCTGTGGCAGCAGCAGACTTCTTGGAGCCAGAGGAGCTGCCAGGGTCCTTCCTGGCTTCGCCCTTGCCGGCCTTTTTCTGCTCCGTCGCCGCAGAGAGCTTCAGCGTCTCCAAAAGTGAAACCCTCTCCGTTGAGGGCACCGTGCTCTGCTTCATCCGCTTCAGGAAGTCCACCGCGTTCCGCTTCTTGATGACGCCACCTGCTGCCGCCGGCTTGCCACTGCTGCCACCCTTCTTATCGGATTTCTTCGTCCCTTCAGCAGCGGCGGCGCTCTCGGAAACCTTCCCTGTCTTCTGATTCGGAGCAGAGCTCTTGGCAGGGCCCCGGCCCTTGTTGGTCCTCACCCCCCTGGCTTTGTCCTTGGCACCTCCCTTCTTCCtgccctcgtcttcctcctcctcgtcgtcgtccgtgTCCCCCTTCTCCACTTTCTCCTCCTtaccagcagccgccgccgcagccttcgcAATGGAGCTCCGCTTCCGACAGACGATGATCGGCGCGGCCTTCTCGAGTAGCGAACCGG contains the following coding sequences:
- the LOC124683578 gene encoding 3-oxoacyl-[acyl-carrier-protein] reductase FabG-like, encoding MASSRRETTVGAPWSRLDGQVVLVTGASSGIGREFCLDLARAGCRVVAAARRADRLLSLCDEINASASAAGAGPRAVPVELDVAAGGSAVDAAVQRAWDAFGRIDVLVNNAGLRGGVHSPLDWPEDEWDKLIKTNLTGLWLVAKHVCRRMRDAKIKGSVINISSVSGLNRGNLPGSIGYASSKSAVHSVTKLMALELGAHGIRVNSIAPGIFQSEITAPLLQKRWLKTVVSKIVPLKVNGTTDPALTSLVRYLIHQTSSYVTGNIFVVDSGASLPGVPIFSSL